In a single window of the Agromyces sp. H17E-10 genome:
- a CDS encoding amidase domain-containing protein, with product MPQRRRTTFRAPGAIDPALLAEGAEALVDGTGEGASLGHTTEALEPAGTREDSAEPDPAEPSRPARARRGFVAAKPGRGVAALETTSPDDGTPQGPGSVPPNPGPPESRRTDVDAHGPVSAPASDEPGSHHPRHRADHARNRRPSSGARRLVALGATTALLGVTAFGAVASAFAPDGAASAVTAIGATRSDATGASAADSRAAAARDEIVSTAAAVDDGPTITGGLSTAAVPFTGGTQVSVTGDGLDQVGSVTVAGVAAPIVSADEGTVTFTVPATSAQSIGDAEVSFTDAAGNPVPVETPAASVAAGVEVPTSSTSDLAGITAASTTEVPTVLTLDYTSDARIDAQVGYVLAHWSDYNTAEYTVLSGVDCANFTSQSLVARGWKMDDGWYYDRATGAMSPSWGSSTALRDYLLGRPDRATPLDDSQRGLVKVGDIAQFDWDASGDRDHTAVVTRVEHSGGTTRIWVGGHTKDADYWDVDEALASGGGTVTYFSLK from the coding sequence ATGCCGCAGCGCCGACGCACGACGTTCCGTGCGCCGGGCGCGATCGACCCCGCACTCCTCGCCGAAGGCGCGGAGGCCCTGGTCGACGGCACGGGCGAGGGAGCCTCGTTGGGGCACACGACGGAAGCGCTGGAACCGGCCGGCACCCGGGAGGACTCGGCCGAGCCCGATCCGGCCGAGCCCTCCCGCCCGGCACGGGCGCGTCGCGGCTTCGTCGCCGCGAAGCCCGGCCGTGGCGTCGCAGCGCTCGAAACGACGTCCCCCGACGACGGGACTCCGCAGGGCCCGGGTTCAGTTCCCCCGAACCCGGGCCCGCCGGAGTCCCGTCGCACGGACGTCGATGCCCACGGACCCGTCTCCGCCCCGGCATCCGACGAGCCCGGGTCGCATCACCCGCGGCATCGCGCCGACCACGCACGTAACCGGCGCCCGTCGAGCGGTGCCCGGCGGCTCGTCGCGCTCGGCGCCACGACCGCGCTGCTCGGCGTGACCGCGTTCGGTGCGGTCGCATCCGCGTTCGCGCCCGACGGCGCCGCCTCGGCCGTCACCGCGATCGGGGCGACGCGGTCGGACGCGACCGGCGCATCGGCGGCCGACTCGCGGGCGGCCGCCGCCCGCGACGAGATCGTCTCGACGGCAGCGGCGGTCGACGACGGGCCGACGATCACGGGCGGCCTCTCGACGGCCGCCGTTCCGTTCACGGGCGGCACGCAGGTCTCGGTCACGGGCGACGGCCTCGACCAGGTCGGCTCTGTGACGGTCGCGGGTGTCGCCGCGCCGATCGTCTCGGCCGACGAGGGAACCGTGACGTTCACCGTTCCGGCGACCTCGGCGCAGTCGATCGGCGACGCCGAGGTGAGCTTCACCGACGCCGCGGGCAACCCCGTGCCCGTCGAGACGCCCGCCGCGTCGGTCGCGGCCGGCGTCGAGGTGCCGACGTCGTCGACGAGCGACCTGGCCGGCATCACCGCGGCATCGACGACCGAGGTGCCGACCGTGCTCACCCTCGACTACACGTCCGACGCGCGCATCGATGCGCAGGTCGGCTACGTGCTCGCGCACTGGAGCGACTACAACACCGCCGAGTACACCGTGCTGAGCGGGGTCGACTGCGCGAACTTCACGAGCCAGTCGCTCGTCGCCCGCGGCTGGAAGATGGACGACGGCTGGTACTACGACCGTGCCACGGGCGCCATGTCGCCCAGCTGGGGCAGCTCGACCGCACTGCGCGACTACCTGCTCGGACGCCCCGATCGCGCGACCCCGCTCGACGACTCCCAGCGCGGCCTCGTCAAGGTCGGCGACATCGCCCAGTTCGACTGGGATGCCTCGGGCGACCGCGACCACACCGCCGTCGTCACGCGCGTCGAGCACTCGGGCGGCACGACCCGCATCTGGGTCGGCGGTCACACGAAGGACGCCGACTACTGGGACGTCGACGAGGCACTCGCCTCGGGCGGCGGCACGGTCACGTACTTCTCGTTGAAGTGA
- a CDS encoding MFS transporter gives MTEAASSPDAPTPAAPQPVPAVPHRGLSLTVLIVNQLLAGVGVASGIAVAALLVDELTGVVAFAGFAQSSSVLGAALTAIPLAKLAVRRGRHVALATGYALGCLGALLVIAAAVSGFVPLVFLGLMAFGAGTAAGLQARFAATEVAAPGFEARSMSLVLWATTLGSVAGPLLSDLGDTVGQAIGLPALVGPFLFSGAAFAFSTLLVAALLRLPPAGHLAGDAAAGASRSSARIGSWQAMRIASRNPRALFAIFAIVCSHTVMVGVMVMTPVHMMAHGLSLSLVGVVISIHILGMYGASPLVGWLADRIGSERVIFIGIGILALATLIGILAPADDMLLVPLALGLLGLGWSCGLIGGSTLVTDAVDPSIRVPLQGATDASMNLAAAIAAALSGFVLGFGGFAGVCLVAMLVLLPLVVMGVRSARRRPA, from the coding sequence ATGACCGAGGCGGCGAGCTCGCCCGACGCGCCGACGCCGGCCGCGCCCCAGCCCGTCCCCGCCGTACCGCACCGCGGGCTCTCGCTCACGGTGCTCATCGTCAACCAGCTGCTCGCGGGCGTCGGCGTCGCCTCCGGCATCGCGGTCGCCGCGCTCCTTGTCGACGAGCTGACGGGCGTTGTCGCGTTCGCCGGCTTCGCCCAGTCGTCGAGCGTGCTCGGCGCGGCGCTCACGGCCATCCCGCTCGCGAAGCTCGCCGTGCGACGCGGGCGTCACGTCGCGCTCGCGACCGGCTATGCGCTCGGATGCCTCGGCGCCCTGCTCGTCATCGCCGCGGCGGTCAGCGGATTCGTGCCGCTCGTGTTCCTCGGGCTCATGGCGTTCGGGGCCGGAACGGCCGCCGGCCTGCAGGCGCGGTTCGCGGCGACCGAGGTCGCCGCGCCCGGCTTCGAGGCGCGCTCGATGTCGCTCGTGCTCTGGGCGACGACGCTCGGCTCGGTCGCGGGGCCCCTGCTCTCCGACCTGGGCGACACGGTCGGCCAGGCGATCGGACTGCCCGCGCTCGTCGGGCCGTTCCTGTTCTCGGGGGCGGCTTTCGCGTTCTCGACACTGCTTGTGGCGGCACTGCTGCGACTGCCGCCGGCCGGCCACCTCGCCGGGGATGCCGCGGCCGGGGCATCCCGTTCATCGGCGCGGATCGGATCGTGGCAGGCCATGCGCATCGCGTCGCGCAATCCGCGCGCGCTGTTCGCGATCTTCGCGATCGTCTGCTCGCACACGGTCATGGTCGGGGTCATGGTCATGACGCCCGTGCACATGATGGCGCACGGGCTCTCGCTGTCGCTCGTGGGCGTCGTGATCAGCATCCACATCCTCGGCATGTACGGGGCGAGCCCGCTCGTCGGCTGGCTCGCCGACCGCATCGGGTCGGAGCGCGTGATCTTCATCGGCATCGGCATCCTCGCGCTCGCGACGCTGATCGGCATCCTCGCGCCGGCCGACGACATGCTGCTCGTGCCGCTCGCGCTCGGCCTGCTCGGGCTGGGCTGGTCGTGCGGGCTCATCGGCGGCTCGACGCTCGTGACCGATGCGGTCGACCCGTCGATCCGCGTGCCGCTGCAGGGCGCGACTGACGCGTCGATGAACCTCGCGGCGGCGATCGCGGCAGCGCTGAGCGGGTTCGTGCTGGGCTTCGGCGGGTTCGCCGGCGTGTGCCTCGTGGCGATGCTCGTGCTGCTGCCGCTCGTCGTCATGGGCGTGCGCTCGGCTCGCCGTCGCCCGGCCTGA
- a CDS encoding ABC transporter substrate-binding protein, with the protein MKLSRRTRGAVAIAGAASIALLATACSTGGGDTTGDGEDITLTVTTFGTQGLEGLYEQYEADHPGITIKATNIDTGGNALTDWQTKQAAGAGLPDVQAVEEGWLSKVMQVSDSFTDLRDYGADDLSDQWVDWKVKQATDADGRIIGYGTDIGPEGLCYNGKLFEEAGLPSDREGVAALFGGEDASWEKFFEVGKAYHDKTGKAFYDQSGFVWNSMVNQLPEGYYTADGELNVEGNKELEARWALLAQGAADGLSSNQTQWDWGGGKAFTDGSFATFVCPGWMLGVVKGQVEAAGGDATTGWDFADVFPGGAANWGGAFLTVPTTSKHPKEAAELAEYLTNAQSQVAAFQAAGTFPSNVEAQSDAGVTGESELTAFFNDAPIGEILGSRAEGVVAQYKGPDDSVIQEQVFGPSIQELDSGKADGPTAWQHALDLLDQLVQQ; encoded by the coding sequence GTGAAGCTCTCACGACGCACCCGCGGCGCCGTCGCCATCGCCGGCGCGGCATCGATCGCCTTGCTCGCCACAGCCTGTTCCACCGGCGGCGGCGACACGACCGGCGACGGCGAGGACATCACCCTCACCGTCACCACGTTCGGCACCCAGGGCCTCGAGGGCCTGTACGAGCAGTACGAGGCCGACCACCCCGGCATCACCATCAAGGCCACGAACATCGACACGGGCGGCAACGCCCTCACCGACTGGCAGACCAAGCAGGCCGCCGGCGCCGGGCTCCCCGACGTGCAGGCCGTCGAGGAGGGCTGGCTCTCGAAGGTCATGCAGGTGAGCGACTCGTTCACCGACCTGCGCGACTACGGTGCCGACGACCTCAGCGACCAGTGGGTCGACTGGAAGGTGAAGCAGGCCACCGACGCCGACGGCCGCATCATCGGCTACGGCACCGACATCGGCCCCGAGGGCCTCTGCTACAACGGCAAGCTCTTCGAGGAGGCCGGCCTGCCGAGCGACCGCGAGGGCGTCGCAGCCCTGTTCGGCGGCGAGGATGCCTCGTGGGAGAAGTTCTTCGAGGTCGGCAAGGCCTACCACGACAAGACCGGCAAGGCGTTCTACGACCAGTCGGGCTTCGTCTGGAACTCGATGGTGAACCAGCTGCCCGAGGGCTACTACACCGCCGACGGCGAGCTCAACGTCGAGGGCAACAAGGAGCTCGAGGCGCGCTGGGCGCTGCTCGCGCAGGGCGCGGCCGACGGCCTCTCGTCGAACCAGACCCAGTGGGACTGGGGCGGCGGCAAGGCGTTCACCGACGGCTCGTTCGCGACCTTCGTCTGCCCGGGCTGGATGCTCGGCGTCGTGAAGGGCCAGGTCGAGGCCGCCGGCGGCGACGCCACCACGGGCTGGGACTTCGCCGACGTCTTCCCCGGCGGCGCGGCCAACTGGGGCGGTGCGTTCCTGACGGTGCCCACCACCTCGAAGCACCCGAAGGAGGCGGCCGAGCTCGCCGAGTACCTGACGAACGCGCAGTCGCAGGTCGCCGCGTTCCAGGCGGCCGGCACGTTCCCCTCGAACGTCGAGGCGCAGTCCGACGCGGGCGTGACCGGTGAGAGCGAGCTGACCGCGTTCTTCAACGACGCCCCGATCGGCGAGATCCTCGGCTCGCGTGCCGAGGGCGTCGTCGCCCAGTACAAGGGACCGGACGACTCGGTCATCCAGGAGCAGGTCTTCGGACCGTCGATCCAGGAGCTCGACTCGGGCAAGGCCGACGGCCCGACCGCGTGGCAGCACGCGCTCGACCTCCTCGACCAGCTGGTCCAGCAGTAG
- a CDS encoding carbohydrate ABC transporter permease, whose protein sequence is MTSTITPPTEAASPTPSGSAKRDRARTAPRTPLTTRQRLNRWDVRYSPYLYIAPFFVLFGLVGLFPLGYTFVVSLNDWNLLTGPGEWIGLQNFTDELTDPLFWNSLFNTFSIFLLSAVPQLIAAIVIAAVLDQNIRAKTFWRLSVILPYVVTPVAVALIFSNVFGEKYGLINNLLTTLGADPVMWKTETLPSHIAIATMVNWRWTGYNALILLAAMQAVPKDIHEAAAIDGAGAVRRFFSVTIPSIKPTIVFVVITATIGGLQIFTEPKLFNATSSIPGGPQRQYQTTVLYLWDLAFNRQDFGKASAVAWILFLIIVAIGLVNFWLSRRIAGAEAKSAKRRTRRRLDAHAATRAGASLAAVPGAGGVTGAMVAEPTLDDDSLEEPSREDRA, encoded by the coding sequence ATGACTTCGACCATCACGCCGCCGACGGAGGCGGCATCCCCCACGCCGTCGGGCAGTGCGAAGCGCGACCGCGCCCGCACCGCACCCCGCACCCCGCTCACGACCCGGCAGCGGCTCAACCGCTGGGACGTGCGGTACTCGCCCTACCTCTACATCGCGCCGTTCTTCGTGCTGTTCGGACTCGTCGGACTCTTCCCGCTCGGCTACACCTTCGTGGTGTCGCTCAACGACTGGAACCTGCTCACCGGCCCCGGCGAGTGGATCGGCCTCCAGAACTTCACCGACGAGCTCACCGACCCGCTGTTCTGGAACTCGCTGTTCAACACGTTCAGCATCTTCCTGCTGTCGGCCGTGCCGCAGCTCATCGCCGCGATCGTCATCGCGGCGGTGCTCGACCAGAACATCCGCGCCAAGACCTTCTGGCGGCTGTCGGTCATCCTCCCCTACGTCGTGACGCCCGTCGCGGTCGCCCTCATCTTCAGCAACGTCTTCGGCGAGAAGTACGGGCTCATCAACAACCTGCTCACGACGCTCGGCGCCGATCCCGTGATGTGGAAGACCGAGACCCTGCCGAGCCACATCGCCATCGCGACCATGGTCAACTGGCGCTGGACGGGCTACAACGCCCTCATCCTGCTCGCCGCGATGCAGGCCGTGCCGAAGGACATCCACGAGGCCGCCGCGATCGACGGCGCCGGCGCCGTGCGACGCTTCTTCTCGGTCACGATCCCGAGCATCAAGCCCACGATCGTCTTCGTCGTCATCACGGCGACCATCGGCGGCCTGCAGATCTTCACCGAGCCCAAGCTCTTCAACGCGACGAGCTCGATCCCCGGCGGACCGCAACGGCAGTACCAGACGACCGTGCTGTACCTCTGGGACCTCGCGTTCAACCGGCAGGACTTCGGCAAGGCCTCCGCCGTCGCGTGGATCCTCTTCCTCATCATCGTCGCGATCGGCCTCGTGAACTTCTGGCTCTCGCGACGCATCGCCGGAGCCGAGGCGAAGAGTGCGAAGCGCCGCACCCGACGCCGGCTCGACGCCCATGCCGCGACTCGGGCCGGGGCATCCCTCGCCGCCGTGCCCGGAGCCGGGGGCGTGACCGGGGCCATGGTGGCCGAACCCACACTCGACGACGACAGCCTCGAGGAACCCAGCAGGGAGGACCGCGCATGA
- a CDS encoding carbohydrate ABC transporter permease: protein MTATKAVVTSGATGGRGRGRDLAPSRHDAPRRRALGIERRPGWLTYTLLGVFFVAGAYPLYWSFIIGSSDKSALTSTWPPLLPGGQFWTNVGEVLDTVPFWLALGNSIIVASVITLSVVSFSTLAGYAFAKLRFRGREGLMVFVIATLAVPTQLGIIPLFMLMKQFGWTGTLGAVIVPTLVTAFGVFFMRQYLVDVIPDELIEAARVDGASMISTFWHVGVPAARPAMAILGLFTFMTAWTDYLWPLLVVPQNPTLQVALSQLQSARYVDYSVVLAGAVLATLPLLILFIIAGKQLISGIMAGAVKG, encoded by the coding sequence ATGACCGCCACGAAGGCCGTCGTCACGAGCGGCGCGACGGGCGGCCGCGGCCGCGGTCGCGACCTCGCCCCGTCACGGCACGACGCACCCCGCCGCCGAGCGCTCGGCATCGAGCGACGCCCCGGCTGGCTCACCTACACGCTGCTCGGCGTCTTCTTCGTCGCCGGCGCCTACCCGCTCTACTGGTCGTTCATCATCGGCTCGAGCGACAAGTCGGCGCTCACGAGCACCTGGCCGCCGCTGCTGCCTGGCGGCCAGTTCTGGACCAACGTCGGCGAGGTGCTCGACACGGTGCCGTTCTGGCTCGCGCTCGGCAACTCGATCATCGTCGCGAGCGTCATCACGCTCTCGGTCGTGAGCTTCTCGACGCTCGCCGGGTACGCCTTCGCGAAGCTGCGGTTCCGCGGCCGCGAGGGGCTCATGGTGTTCGTCATCGCGACGCTCGCGGTGCCGACCCAGCTCGGCATCATCCCGCTGTTCATGCTCATGAAGCAGTTCGGCTGGACGGGCACCCTCGGCGCCGTGATCGTGCCGACCCTCGTGACCGCGTTCGGCGTGTTCTTCATGCGGCAGTACCTGGTCGACGTCATCCCCGACGAACTCATCGAGGCGGCCCGCGTCGACGGGGCATCCATGATCAGCACCTTCTGGCACGTCGGCGTGCCGGCGGCCCGTCCCGCGATGGCGATCCTCGGCCTGTTCACCTTCATGACGGCGTGGACCGACTACCTCTGGCCGCTGCTCGTCGTGCCGCAGAACCCGACCCTGCAGGTGGCGCTCAGCCAGCTGCAGTCGGCGCGGTACGTCGACTACTCGGTCGTGCTCGCGGGCGCGGTGCTCGCGACGCTGCCGCTGCTGATTCTCTTCATCATCGCCGGCAAGCAACTCATTTCAGGGATCATGGCAGGAGCAGTCAAGGGATGA
- a CDS encoding GH1 family beta-glucosidase — translation MTDTTTDAAGRAFPEAFLFGAATAAYQIEGAAFEDGRTASIWDAFCRVPGAVVGGDDGDVACDHYHRMPQDVALMCELGLQTYRFSTSWARVRPDGGAVNPAGVDFYSRLVDELLEAGIKPWLTLYHWDLPQALQERGGWTVRETADRFTEYALSMHDALGDRVTAWTTLNEPWCASFLSYTGGEHAPGHQSIAEGLLASHHLLLGHGQVVRELRARDASLSLGITLNHTVADPADPTDPRDLDAVRRLDGQFNRWFLDPLFRGSYPADVVEDIRAVDAAAVERFEAAVAPGDLELISAPIDTLGVNYYHGDLVSATPPAPADTPVSSGPGNTRPTRSPYPAAHDLHNVERGLPRTAQNWEVQPEGLTRLLRRIWDEYASSAGVSLYVTENGAAYDDELSLDLEGVARVDDVDRERFVVAHLAAVLDAIEQGVPVEGYFYWSLLDNFEWAWGYAKRFGIVRVDYETQERTVKRSGHAYARVIRDRSL, via the coding sequence ATGACCGACACGACGACGGATGCCGCGGGGCGGGCGTTCCCCGAGGCCTTCCTGTTCGGCGCGGCCACCGCGGCGTACCAGATCGAGGGCGCCGCCTTCGAAGACGGCCGCACCGCGTCGATCTGGGACGCATTCTGCCGGGTGCCGGGCGCCGTGGTGGGCGGCGACGACGGCGACGTCGCGTGCGACCACTACCATCGCATGCCGCAGGACGTCGCGCTCATGTGCGAGCTCGGCCTGCAGACGTACCGGTTCTCGACCTCGTGGGCGCGCGTGCGGCCCGACGGCGGCGCGGTGAACCCGGCCGGCGTCGACTTCTACTCGCGTCTCGTCGACGAGCTGCTCGAAGCCGGCATCAAGCCGTGGCTCACGCTCTACCACTGGGACCTGCCGCAGGCGCTCCAGGAGCGCGGCGGCTGGACGGTGCGCGAGACGGCCGACCGGTTCACCGAGTACGCACTGTCGATGCACGACGCGCTCGGCGACCGGGTGACCGCGTGGACGACCCTCAACGAGCCGTGGTGCGCCTCGTTCCTGTCATACACGGGCGGCGAGCACGCGCCCGGGCACCAGAGCATCGCCGAGGGGCTGCTCGCCTCGCATCACCTGCTGCTCGGCCACGGGCAGGTCGTGCGCGAGCTGCGGGCACGCGACGCCTCGCTCAGCCTGGGCATCACCCTCAACCACACCGTCGCCGACCCCGCCGACCCGACCGACCCGCGCGACCTCGATGCGGTGCGCCGGCTCGACGGGCAGTTCAACCGGTGGTTCCTCGACCCGCTGTTCCGCGGCAGCTACCCCGCCGACGTGGTCGAGGACATCAGGGCGGTGGATGCCGCGGCCGTCGAACGCTTCGAAGCCGCGGTCGCCCCCGGCGACCTCGAACTGATCTCGGCGCCGATCGACACGCTGGGCGTGAACTACTACCACGGCGACCTCGTGTCGGCGACCCCGCCCGCACCGGCCGACACGCCGGTCTCGAGCGGACCGGGCAACACCCGCCCGACGCGCAGCCCCTACCCGGCGGCCCACGACCTGCACAACGTCGAACGGGGCCTGCCGCGCACCGCGCAGAACTGGGAGGTGCAGCCCGAGGGCCTCACCCGGCTCCTCCGCCGCATCTGGGACGAGTACGCCTCGTCGGCCGGGGTGTCGCTCTACGTCACCGAGAACGGCGCCGCCTACGACGACGAGCTCTCGCTCGATCTCGAGGGCGTCGCACGGGTCGACGACGTCGACCGCGAACGGTTCGTCGTCGCGCACCTCGCGGCCGTGCTCGACGCGATCGAGCAGGGCGTGCCGGTCGAGGGCTACTTCTACTGGTCGCTGCTCGACAACTTCGAGTGGGCCTGGGGCTACGCGAAGCGGTTCGGCATCGTGCGCGTCGACTACGAGACCCAGGAGCGCACCGTCAAGCGCAGCGGGCACGCGTATGCCCGCGTCATCCGAGACCGTTCACTGTGA
- a CDS encoding LacI family DNA-binding transcriptional regulator: MAKDASGGAPTLEMVARVAGVSRATVSRVVNGSPKVSPEVAAAVNDAVKRLRYVPNRAARSLASRSSNAIALVVPEDVTTFFGDPYFAEIVKGIMSRIDDSDYVLNLLVASSDPRHKTRTYLESGVVDGALVISHHTGDEILLADSSVPLVFGGRPVDGLVAGATYVDVDNEAAAAVGTQHLIDLGRRRIGTITGPLDMRAGVDRRDGYRSAVTAAGLPDDLVESGDFTAEGAAAATRRLLDRVGDDGVDALFVASDLMASGALAVLAERGLHVPDDVAVVGFDDSPVATRLPVALTTVAQPSEEQGRTMAELLIRLISGDDDVPKQTILPTRLVVRESA; this comes from the coding sequence ATGGCGAAGGATGCCTCGGGGGGCGCCCCCACGCTCGAGATGGTCGCACGCGTCGCGGGAGTGTCGCGGGCGACGGTGAGCCGCGTCGTCAACGGTTCGCCCAAGGTGAGCCCCGAGGTGGCCGCAGCGGTCAACGACGCGGTCAAACGCCTGCGCTACGTGCCGAACCGAGCCGCGCGCTCGCTCGCGAGCCGCTCGTCCAACGCGATCGCGCTCGTCGTGCCCGAGGACGTCACGACGTTCTTCGGCGACCCGTACTTCGCCGAGATCGTCAAGGGCATCATGAGCCGCATCGACGACAGCGACTACGTGCTCAACCTGCTCGTGGCGTCGAGCGACCCGCGGCACAAGACCCGCACGTACCTCGAGTCGGGCGTCGTCGACGGCGCGCTCGTGATCTCGCACCACACGGGCGACGAGATCCTGCTCGCCGACTCGTCGGTGCCGCTCGTGTTCGGCGGTCGGCCCGTCGACGGGCTCGTCGCCGGAGCGACCTACGTCGACGTCGACAACGAGGCGGCCGCGGCGGTCGGCACGCAGCACCTCATCGACCTCGGTCGCCGGCGCATCGGCACGATCACGGGCCCCCTCGACATGCGCGCGGGCGTCGACCGCCGCGACGGCTACCGCTCCGCGGTGACCGCCGCCGGGCTGCCCGACGACCTCGTCGAGTCGGGCGACTTCACGGCCGAGGGAGCGGCCGCGGCGACGCGGCGGCTGCTCGACCGGGTCGGCGACGACGGCGTCGACGCGTTGTTCGTCGCGAGCGACCTCATGGCGAGCGGTGCGCTCGCGGTGCTCGCCGAGCGCGGCCTGCACGTGCCCGACGACGTCGCCGTGGTCGGCTTCGACGACAGCCCGGTCGCGACCCGCCTGCCGGTCGCGCTCACGACCGTGGCCCAGCCGTCGGAGGAGCAGGGCCGCACGATGGCCGAGCTGCTCATCCGCCTCATCTCGGGCGACGACGACGTGCCGAAGCAGACCATCCTGCCGACGCGGCTCGTGGTGCGCGAGTCGGCGTAG
- a CDS encoding HupE/UreJ family protein has product MRSEQPRERSARLVRALLLASAAIVAAGLALLVPAAPAAAHSYAATVFADVTEPEPGLVRTVLEVEYVLLATDGARAMEDADFEADAYADVQASGRDPEKLTTEVLERHSDSVLGYVLPRYSISVEGDAPAGTSAPVDACPNTLAEPFAITIRDGVPHAKLVIDSDCRSEVGAAAPVYRIGTELFPGTAPGGKTTTIVSYDLRSGSGVANLDTDTSPTVTTTQDWGSRMGEFLVLGSEHLLFGPDHLLFLLALIVGARRLRDIVVVATAFTVAHSMTFIAAALGFVSVPPAIVEPIIAFSIAAVALWSVWVSRRGRGGLGGMLPWNRATPLDVDLLGSGGRSGLASGAGSGSGAGTRQGSGGASAASQGGGLALRERTVVTPLPAVLAPPRGFSREDWVRVAVVFVFGLVHGVGFAGALGIEEPFSWGLLGALLVFNVGIELTQLVLIAIAFPLIVLVRRRVPGVPLWIELAVAAVGLFWFFERLFAVG; this is encoded by the coding sequence GTGCGCTCTGAGCAACCCCGCGAGCGGAGCGCGCGCCTCGTGCGCGCGCTCCTGCTCGCGTCCGCAGCGATCGTGGCGGCCGGCCTCGCCCTGCTCGTGCCGGCCGCCCCAGCCGCCGCCCACAGCTACGCGGCGACCGTCTTCGCCGACGTCACCGAGCCCGAGCCGGGACTCGTGCGCACGGTGCTCGAGGTCGAGTACGTGCTGCTTGCGACCGACGGCGCACGCGCCATGGAGGACGCCGACTTCGAGGCCGACGCCTACGCCGACGTGCAGGCGTCGGGGCGCGATCCCGAGAAGCTCACGACCGAGGTGCTCGAGCGGCACTCGGACTCCGTGCTCGGCTACGTCCTGCCCCGGTACTCGATTTCCGTCGAGGGGGATGCCCCGGCCGGGACATCCGCGCCGGTCGACGCCTGCCCGAACACGCTCGCCGAGCCGTTCGCGATCACGATCCGCGACGGCGTGCCGCACGCGAAGCTCGTGATCGACAGTGACTGCCGGTCGGAGGTCGGCGCGGCCGCGCCCGTCTATCGCATCGGCACCGAGCTGTTCCCGGGCACGGCGCCCGGCGGCAAGACGACGACGATCGTGAGCTACGACCTCCGTTCGGGGTCGGGCGTCGCGAACCTCGACACCGACACGAGCCCGACTGTGACGACGACGCAGGACTGGGGCTCGCGCATGGGGGAGTTCCTCGTGCTCGGCAGCGAGCACCTGCTCTTCGGGCCCGACCACCTGCTGTTCCTGCTCGCGCTCATCGTCGGCGCGCGGCGCCTGCGCGACATCGTCGTGGTCGCGACGGCGTTCACGGTCGCGCACTCGATGACGTTCATCGCCGCGGCGCTCGGGTTCGTGAGCGTGCCGCCGGCGATCGTCGAGCCGATCATCGCGTTCTCGATCGCGGCGGTCGCGCTCTGGAGCGTGTGGGTGTCACGGCGCGGGCGCGGCGGGCTCGGCGGGATGCTGCCCTGGAATCGGGCCACGCCCCTCGACGTCGACCTCCTGGGCTCGGGCGGCCGCAGCGGCTTGGCCTCGGGCGCCGGTTCCGGCTCGGGCGCGGGAACGCGACAGGGCTCGGGCGGCGCCTCGGCCGCGAGCCAAGGCGGCGGGCTCGCGCTCCGCGAGCGCACGGTCGTCACCCCGTTGCCGGCGGTGCTCGCGCCGCCCCGCGGGTTCTCGCGCGAGGACTGGGTGCGCGTCGCCGTCGTGTTCGTCTTCGGGCTCGTGCACGGCGTCGGCTTCGCGGGCGCGCTCGGCATCGAGGAGCCGTTCTCGTGGGGCCTGCTCGGCGCGCTGCTCGTCTTCAACGTGGGCATCGAGCTCACCCAGCTCGTGCTCATCGCGATCGCGTTCCCGCTCATCGTGCTCGTGCGGCGCCGCGTGCCCGGCGTGCCGCTGTGGATCGAGCTGGCGGTCGCGGCGGTCGGGCTCTTCTGGTTCTTTGAACGCCTGTTCGCCGTGGGGTGA